Proteins co-encoded in one Chroicocephalus ridibundus chromosome 6, bChrRid1.1, whole genome shotgun sequence genomic window:
- the EEF1AKMT4 gene encoding EEF1A lysine methyltransferase 4, with amino-acid sequence MERRRAPADSRRYGQRRFWDERYRREGAEPREWLGGLSRFLPQLQPELRPGDRILVLGCGNSALSHDLHQLGYPDVTSIDFSPACIAAMRARYAHCPGLCWAVMDIRALAFPDAAFDVVLEKGTLDVLMVEEADPWHVSPRAAAAMHRVLAEVSRVLRPGGCFISITFAQPHFRKPHYAQEAFGWSLRHVACGDGDGGAGAFHYFLYVMRKGQPLDPADLALGRRLHQPPPAPAPLPPPAPPDDDEDYLLAIQL; translated from the exons ATGGAGCGGCGGCGCGCGCCCGCTGACAGCCGCCGGTACGGGCAGCGCCGGTTCTGGGACGAGCGGTACCGGCGGGAGGGCGCCGAGCCCCGCGAGTGGCTGGGGGGGCTCTCCCGCTTCCTCCCGCAGCTGCAGCCCGAGCTGCGCCCCGGCGACCGCATCCTCGTCCTCG GCTGCGGCAACAGCGCCCTGAGCCACGACCTGCACCAGCTGGGCTACCCCGACGTCACCAGCATCGACTTCTCCCCCGCCTGCATCGCCGCCATGCGCGCCCGCTACGCCCACTGCCCCGGTCTGTGCTGGGCCGTCATGGACATCCGCGCCCTCGCCTTCCCCGACGCCGCCTTCGACGTGGTGCTGGAGAAGGGCACCCTCGACGTGCTGATGGTGGAGGAGGCCGACCCCTGGCACGTCTCGCCCCGGGCGGCCGCCGCGATGCACcgggtgctggcagag GTGAGCCGGGTGCTGCGCCCGGGGGGCTGCTTCATCTCCATCACCTTCGCCCAGCCCCACTTCCGCAAGCCCCACTACGCCCAGGAGGCCTTCGGCTGGTCCCTGCGCCACGTCgcctgcggggacggggatgggggtgCCGGCGCCTTCCACTACTTCCTCTACGTCATGCGCAAGGGGCAGCCCCTGGACCCCGCCGACCTGGCCCTGGGGCGCCGGCTGcaccagccccccccggcccccgccccgctgccgccccccgcgcccccggacGACGACGAGGACTATCTTCTCGCCATCCAGCTGTga
- the ALG3 gene encoding dol-P-Man:Man(5)GlcNAc(2)-PP-Dol alpha-1,3-mannosyltransferase, whose amino-acid sequence MAAGLRRAWRQRRAALMEPGYTPLVAACLCLAEGGVNLWVIRRVPYTEIDWKAYMQEVEGFANGTLDYTQLKGDTGPLVYPAGFVYLFLGLYYATGRGTNIRLAQYLFAGLYLLNLLLVFRIYCRTNKVPPYVFFFMCCASYRIHSIFVLRLFNDPVAMAILFLAINLFLEERWSWGCLLFSLAVSVKMNILLFAPGLLFLLLQRFGLLGCIPKLCICALLQVILGLPFLLVNPVGYLTRSFDLGRQFQFKWTVNWRFLPEEVFQNRAFHAALLLAHLVGLGLFALHRWHRSKESILALLKDPTERKHPSPPLTVNKIVFVLFSSNFLGVCCSRSLHYQFYVWYFHTLPYLLWCTPTAKLAHMPKVLLLGVIELCWNTYPSTVCSSLSLHICHGLVLLQLWYGTAAPPALHTPPPSRRPAAISKKAQ is encoded by the exons atggcggcggggctgcggcgggcctggcggcagcggcgggcggcgCTGATGGAGCCCGGCTACACCCCGCTGGTGGCCGCCTGCCTCTGCCTGGCCGAGGGCGGCGTCAACCTCTGGGTCATCCGCAGGGTCCCCT ACACCGAGATCGACTGGAAGGCCTACATGCAGGAGGTGGAGGGGTTTGCCAACGGGACCCTCGACTACACCCAGCTGAAGGGCGACACCGGGCCACTGGT CTACCCCGCCGGCTTCGTCTACCTCTTCCTGGGCCTGTATTACGCCACGGGCCGCGGCACTAACATCCGCCTGGCACAGTACCTCTTTGCAGGCCTCTACCTCCTCAACCTCCTCCTTGTCTTCCGCATCTACTGCCGAACCAACAAG GTCCCCCCgtatgttttcttcttcatgtgCTGTGCCTCCTACCGCATCCACTCCATCTTTGTCTTGCGGCTCTTTAACGACCCCGTCGCCATGGCCATCCTCTTCCTTGCCATCAACCTCTTCCTGGAGGAGCGCTGGTCCTGGGGCTGCCTCCTCTTCAG CCTGGCCGTGTCTGTGAAGATGAACATCCTGCTCTTCGCACCTGGACTTCTCTTCCTGCTCCTGCAACGGTTcggtctcctgggctgcatccccaagCTCTGCATCTGTGCCCTGCTCCAG GTGATTTTGGGGCTGCCCTTCCTGCTGGTGAACCCTGTGGGGTACCTGACCCGCTCCTTCGACCTGGGCCGCCAGTTCCAGTTCAAATGGACGGTGAACTGGCGCTTCCTCCCAGAAGAGGTTTTCCAGAATCGGGCTTTCCATGCTGCACTGCTCCTGGCTCACCTGGTGGGCCTGGGGCTCTTTGCGCTGCACCGGTGGCACAG GTCCAAAGAGAGCATCCTGGCTCTGCTGAAGGATCCTACCGAAAGGAAACACCCATCCCCTCCTTTGACCGTCAACA AGATCGTCTTCGTCCTCTTCTCCTCCAACTTCCTGGGCGTCTGCTGCAGCCGCTCCCTGCACTACCAGTTCTACGTCTGGTATTTCCACACGCTGCCCTACTTGCTCTGGTGCACCCCTACCGCCAAGCTCGCCCACATGCCCAA ggtgctgctgctgggtgtaaTCGAGCTCTGCTGGAACACCTACCCCTCCACGGTCTGCAGCTCCCTTTCCCTGCACATCTGCCACGGACTTGTCCTGCTCCAGCTCTGGTACGGCACAGCCGCCCCGCCGGCACTGCACACCCCTCCGCCCAGCAGGAGGCCCGCAGCCATCTCCAAGAAGGCCCAGTGA